The Rhodospirillales bacterium genome includes the window CCATTGCCTTTCGGCTTCCTCGTGGCAAGCCGCTGTAGCTCAGTGGTAGAGCAACGCATTCGTAATGCGTGGGTCGGGTGTTCAAATCACCCCAGCGGCACCATTTCCCGCCATTTTTTTAAAATTCACCCCGCCTTATTAGACCTTATTACGCCTCAAGCGTTTTTGGAGGCGCTAAAAACTATTTGTGCTGTCTTACCGTGAGTTGTCAACTCTACCAAAGACGATAAAATTATTTATGATTTTAAAGAGAGAAACTCGAAGCCTAAACCAAAAACATTAACTATATTGCTATGATTTCATGAGACTAAAGGTTATGTGTTAGCAATCATGAATTGTTTAAGAGCTTTCATTATAGCTATTTTGTTCCTCTTGCATGGAGTGACTTCTGCATGGGCGGAAGGTATTGATTATACGGTATCTATCAGCGGCATCGAAGACAACGGGTTGGAAAACAGCCTGAAGGAAAAAGCTTTTCTTTTTAAACTGGCCGACAAAAAGCCGGAAACGGCAGCAGCGCTTAATCGACGGATCAAAAACGACCTGAAGACCTTTAAAGCCGTAATGGAAGAAAACGGATATTATGGCGCAGTATTGGATTACACACTTCAAGAGGAAAACAACAGAAAACATATTATCCTCACAATCGATCCGGGGCAAATTTATACGATCACCGAATTTATCTTGCGTTGGCCGGACGGCGAGCCAGCAGATGTTGAAGTATTGTCCGCGTTAAAGCTCCCTGTCGGCGAACCTGCACTACCCGGCACCATTCTGGATACGGAACAAACGATCCTGACCACCCTGATGCAAAACGGCTTCCCTTTCCCGCAAACAAGCGGCAGAAAGCTGTCCGTCAATCATACAAAAAAAAGCGTGTCGGCGGAGCTGTTCCTTGATCCCGGCATGATAGCACGCTTTGGACCTTTCCAGATCACAGGGCTCAAGCGCGTAAAAGAGGCTTTTGTCGAAAGGCGGATCAGATGGCAGGAAGGTGAGGTTTTCAACATTCAAAAAATCGCCAGTACGCGCAAGGCTTTAACGCGAAGTGGTGTTGTGTCAAGTGCTGACATTCAGTACGGCGAAATTGCACAAGACGGACAAGTACCGGTTACTCTAGATATCAGGGAGAGCAAACATCGTAGTATCGGCGCGGGTGCAGCCTATTCTACAACACTTGAACTGGTTGGCAATGTATTTTGGGAGCACCGTAACCTGTTCGGACAAGCTGAAAAACTAAGAGTGAAAGCGGAAGGTGGTACCGCAACATATGCGCTAGGAGCCGATTTAAACAAACCCGATATGTTTGGCAACACCAATCTGAGTTGGCAAAATTCAGCCGAGTTCCGGCAGGAATTTCTCGAAGCCTATGATAAGGATACGGCTTCACTCAGCACAGCTCTGAATTACAAATATTCTGCCACATCCGCCGTTTCGAGCGGCGTTACGATTGAACGCAGCCGGATTAAAGAAGAAGGTAATCCCGAACAGATTTTCACCCTTCTGGCTCTGCCGTTGACGTATCGCTATGACGGCACAGACGACTTGCTTGATCCGCGTGAGGGCATCCGCGCCAATATCGGCGTCACGCCCTATCAGGTATTGAATGAACAAAACAGTTTTATCAAAGTGGATGCCGGGCTTAGCCATTATTTGCCTGTAGGGAAACGCTTCGTTTGGGCCAATCGGGTAAGAGCGGCTGTGGTCCAAGGGCAGACGCTGGAAGATGTTCCGGCAGACAAGCGACTTTATGCCGGAGGAGGAGGTTCCGTACGTGGCTATGGATATCAGCTTTTGGGACCGCTGGATGAAAACAACAACCCGACCGGCGGACGCATGGCTTTCGAGGTGGGGACCGAAGGGCGTTTTAAAATCACAGAAACGATAGAAGGTGTGGCTTTCCTTGAGGGCGGGCGGGTCAGCGAAGATTCGGAACTTAACAGTAATGCGGATTTCCTTTGGGGGACAGGCAGCGGCGTGCGTTATCACACTCCCATCGGTCCGCTACGCGTAGATTTGGCGGTACCTTTGGATAAACGGAAGCCAGATGATGCTTTCCAGTTCTATATCAGCTTGGGGCAGGCTTTTTAGATGAAAAAACACGCTTTGAGAATACTGGCATGGATTACAGGGGTAGTTTTGTCGCTGGCCGTTTTGGCTGTTACGACTTTTGCGCTCACTCTGTCGTGGTTGGGTAGCGCTCCGGGCCGCGAGTGGATTGCACAGCAGGTGGAACAGCGCGCCAGCAACGATAATTACAGGGTAGGACTTGATGATATCAGGACTCTAAATAACAGGAAGATCGTGCTCGGCACCATTACGTTGAGCGACAAAAATGGTGTTCTGGCCACCTTCAAAGATATTCGCATTGACTATATGGCCGAAGCCTTTTTGACAGGCGGCGTTCATATCAATGATCTGGATGTTGGAGAAGTTTTCATTTACCGGTTGCCTGCCGAACAAAAAACGGACAGTCCTAAATTTTATTTGCCGGAGATACCCGATCTTCGTATTGGCCATTTTCATGCACAAACGATTACGTTGAATCAAGATTTTACCGGGCGGGAAGAAAAATTGTCTCTGGAAGGGGGGCTATCCCTTTCGCCTTCTATCACCGGTAGCATTCTTGAAATCAGCCTT containing:
- a CDS encoding BamA/TamA family outer membrane protein, with translation MLAIMNCLRAFIIAILFLLHGVTSAWAEGIDYTVSISGIEDNGLENSLKEKAFLFKLADKKPETAAALNRRIKNDLKTFKAVMEENGYYGAVLDYTLQEENNRKHIILTIDPGQIYTITEFILRWPDGEPADVEVLSALKLPVGEPALPGTILDTEQTILTTLMQNGFPFPQTSGRKLSVNHTKKSVSAELFLDPGMIARFGPFQITGLKRVKEAFVERRIRWQEGEVFNIQKIASTRKALTRSGVVSSADIQYGEIAQDGQVPVTLDIRESKHRSIGAGAAYSTTLELVGNVFWEHRNLFGQAEKLRVKAEGGTATYALGADLNKPDMFGNTNLSWQNSAEFRQEFLEAYDKDTASLSTALNYKYSATSAVSSGVTIERSRIKEEGNPEQIFTLLALPLTYRYDGTDDLLDPREGIRANIGVTPYQVLNEQNSFIKVDAGLSHYLPVGKRFVWANRVRAAVVQGQTLEDVPADKRLYAGGGGSVRGYGYQLLGPLDENNNPTGGRMAFEVGTEGRFKITETIEGVAFLEGGRVSEDSELNSNADFLWGTGSGVRYHTPIGPLRVDLAVPLDKRKPDDAFQFYISLGQAF